From a region of the Desmodus rotundus isolate HL8 chromosome 7, HLdesRot8A.1, whole genome shotgun sequence genome:
- the NOC4L gene encoding nucleolar complex protein 4 homolog, giving the protein MARDPGPRGARRALGHLLEAVLASRGEANAVFDILAALQSEDQEEIQDAVRACSRLFGALLERGELFVGQLPPEEAVMAGSQGATRKYKVWMRHRYQSCCNRLAELLAHPSFQVKELALSTLMKFVQLEGAHPLEKPKWEGNYLFPRQLFKAAVEGLLSLEEDHSLLLSQFREYLEHDDIRYHVMQAATDTVARVANGHPEVPLTFWNNAFTLLSAVSLPVQESRLSKFYVKRTELSDKWKVTHLKEHRRAFQAMWLSFLQHKLPLSLYKKVLVIMHDAILPYLAQPSLLIDFLTRAYDVGGAISLLALNGLFILIHKHNLEYPDFYRKLYGLMDPSIFHVKYRARFFHLADLFLSSSHLPAYLVAAFSKRLARLALTAPPEALLLVLPFICNLLRRHPACRVLVHRPQGPELDADPYDPDEEDPAKSRALESSLWELQALQRHYHPEVSKAASIINQALSVPEVRIAPLLELTAFEMFERDLKKKGPETVPLEFIPAQGLLGRREDLCAQHFTLG; this is encoded by the exons ATGGCGCGGGACCCCGGCCCGCGGGGCGCGCGTCGCGCGCTGGGCCACCTGCTGGAGGCGGTGCTGGCGAGCCGCGGCGAGGCCAACGCCGTGTTCGACATCCTGGCCGCGCTGCAG TCCGAGGACCAGGAGGAGATTCAGGATGCGGTGCGCGCGTGCAGCCGCCTTTTTGGGGCCTTGCTGGAGCGGGGGGAGCTGTTCGTGGGCCAGCTGCCCCCAGAGGAGGCTGTCATGGCAG GGTCCCAGGGGGCCACTCGGAAGTACAAGGTGTGGATGAGACACCGCTACCAGAGCTGCTGCAACCGCCTGGCGGAGCTGCTGGCCCACCCCTCGTTTCAGGTCAAG GAGTTGGCCCTCAGCACACTCATGAAGTTCGTGCAGCTGGAAGGGGCGCATCCCCTGGAGAAACCCAAGTGGGAGGGCAACTACCTGTTCCCCCGCCAGCTCTTCAAG GCGGCAGTGGAAGGCCTGCTCTCCCTGGAGGAGGACCACTCGCTGCTCCTCTCCCAGTTCCGGGAGTACCTGGAGCATGATGACATCCGTTACCATGTGATGCAGGCGGCCACAGACACCGTGGCCCGGGTCGCCAACGGGCACCCTGAG GTGCCCCTCACGTTCTGGAACAACGCTTTCACACTGCTGTCCGCCGTGAGCCTGCCTGTCCAGGAGAGCCGTCTCTCTAAGTTCTACGTGAAGCGCACAG AGCTGTCAGACAAGTGGAAGGTCACCCATCTCAAG GAGCACAGGAGGGCCTTCCAGGCGATGTGGCTCAGCTTCCTCCAGCACAAG CTGCCTCTCAGCCTCTACAAGAAGGTGCTGGTAATCATGCACGATGCCATCCTGCCCTacctggcccagcccagcctcctgaTTGACTTCCTCACCCGCGCCTATGACGTCG GGGGCGCTATCAGTCTCCTGGCCTTGAACGGACTTTTTATCCTGATTCACAAACACAATCT GGAGTACCCCGACTTCTACCGGAAGCTCTACGGCCTCATGGACCCATCCATCTTCCATGTCAAGTACCGGGCGCGGTTCTTCCACCTGGCCGATCTCTTCCTGTCGTCTTC CCACCTGCCTGCCTACCTGGTGGCTGCCTTCTCCAAGCGCCTGGCCCGCCTGGCCCTGACGGCGCCGCCCGAGGCCCTGCTCCTGGTGCTGCCGTTCATCTGCAACCTGCTGCGTAGACACCCAGCCTGCCGCGTCCTCGTGCACCGGCCCCAGGGCCCTG AGCTGGATGCTGACCCCTATGACCCTGACGAAGAGGACCCAGCCAAGAGCCGAGCCCTGGAGAGCTCGCTATGGGAGCTGCAG GCCCTGCAGCGGCATTACCACCCCGAGGTGTCCAAGGCCGCCAGCATCATCAATCAGGCGCTGTCTGTGCCGGAAGTCAGAATCGCGCCCCTCCTGGAGCTCACGGCGTTTGAG ATGTTTGAGCGGGACTTGAAGAAGAAGGGGCCTGAGACGGTGCCACTGGAGTTCATCCCGGCACAGGGCCTGCTGGGCCGGCGGGAAGACCTCTGTGCCCAGCACTTCACGCTCGGCTGA
- the DDX51 gene encoding ATP-dependent RNA helicase DDX51, producing the protein MALFHVARYPGPEAAGAEAEADSRARALLERLQRRARERQLQQQPRQQEPEAAPQAEGAPEKRRRRRPRRRRGGGAQGSPHAPRSKRRKAAGEEAGAESSEEAPGESDVDGVGAEAAGPQEAPEGRPADEATGPPAHALLLGGFGRSRAPKVHPFLPKWLAEPSRVRKNVTEDRVPVEDVIEVHPDLQKKLRAHGISSYFPVQAAVIPAVLESAANGFLVGRGGYQPRDLCVSAPTGSGKTLAFVLPVVQALLWRAVCHVRALVVLPTKELAQQVSRVFNVYTDATPLRVALVTGQKSLAKEQETLVQKTADGFRCLADIVVATPGRLVDHIDQTPGFSLRQLRFLVIDEADRMMDSMHQSWLPRVVAAAFPREGAQDPCALLQRRQPQAVTAASTCSPQMPLQKLLFSATLTQNPEKLQQLGLYQPRLFSTQPARGGPGDADADVGSGAKYTFPSGLSHHYVPCSLQAKPLVILHLILHLSFSRVLCFTNSRENAHRLFLLVQAFGGVAVAEFSSRYGPGWRKTILKQFEQGKIQLLISTDATARGIDVRGVQLVVNYDAPQYLRTYVHRVGRTARAGKTGQAFTLLLKVQERKFLRMLTEAGAPELQRHDAPTELLQPLVPRYEAALAQLEEAVREEQRQKVA; encoded by the exons ATGGCGCTCTTCCACGTCGCGCGGTACCCGGGGCCTGAGGCGGCCGGCGCGGAGGCCGAGGCGGACAGCCGGGCGCGCGCGCTGCTTGAGCGGCTCCAACGCCGGGCCCGCGAgcggcagctgcagcagcagccgcGGCAGCAGGAGCCCGAGGCGGCCCCGCAGGCCGAGGGCGCGCCCGAGAAGCGGCGGCGGCGCCGCCCGCGGAGGCGCAGGGGCGGCGGGGCGCAGGGGAGCCCGCACGCGCCGCGGAGCAAGCGACGGAAAGCGGCCGGCGAGGAGGCGGGCGCAG AGAGCAGCGAGGAGGCGCCGGGGGAGAGCGACGTGGACGGCGTGGGCGCCGAGGCCGCGGGACCGCAGGAGGCCCCAGAGGGACGGCCTGCAGATGAGGCCACCGGGCCCCCCGCCCACGCCCTGCTGCTGGGCGGCTTCGGGAGGAGCAGGGCGCCGAAG GTCCACCCTTTCCTGCCAAAATGGCTAGCTGAGCCAAGCCGTGTAAGAAAGAATGTTACCGAAGACAGGGTTCCTGTTGAGGACGTCATCGAAGTCCACCCTGACCTGCAGAAGAAGCTGCGAGCACATGGCATCTCATCCTACTTTCCAG TCCAGGCGGCAGTCATTCCCGCTGTCCTAGAGAGTGCAGCCAACGGGTTCCTGGTGGGAAGAGGTGGCTACCAGCCCAGGGACCTCTGTGTTTCTGCCCCGACGGGCAGTGGGAAGACGCTGGCCTTCGTCCTCCCCGTGGTGCAG GCCCTGCTGTGGCGAGCCGTGTGCCACGTCCGCGCTCTGGTTGTGTTGCCCACCAAGGAGCTAGCCCAGCAG GTGAGCAGGGTGTTCAACGTCTACACAGATGCCACTCCTCTGCGCGTCGCCCTGGTCACGGGGCAGAAGTCCCTGGCCAAGGAGCAGGAGACCCTTGTCCAGAAAAC AGCCGACGGCTTCCGCTGCCTGGCTGACATAGTGGTGGCCACTCCTGGGCGCCTGGTGGACCACATTGACCAGACCCCGGGATTCAGCCTGCGGCAACTCCGCTTCCTG gtCATCGACGAGGCCGACCGGATGATGGACAGCATGCACCAGTCGTGGCTCCCACGGGTGGTGGCAGCTGCTTTCCCGAGGGAGGGTGCCCAGGACCCCTGTGCCCTGCTCCAGAGAAGGCAGCCCCAGGCTGTGACCGCTGCCAG CACCTGCTCTCCCCAGATGCCCCTGCAGAAGCTGCTCTTTTCGGCGACCCTGACCCAGAACCCTGAGAAGCTGCAGCAGCTTGGCCTCTACCAGCCCCGACTCTTCTCCACTCAGCCAGCTCGTGGGGGCCCCGGAGATGCGGACGCGGACGTGGGCTCGGGTGCAAAGTACACCTTCCCCTCGGGGCTCTCG CACCACTATGtgccctgcagcctgcaggccaagCCACTGGTCATCCTGCACCTGATCCTGCACTTGAGCTTCTCTAGGGTCCTGTGCTTCACCAACTCCCGGGAGAATGCCCACCG GCTCTTCCTGCTAGTCCAGGCTTTCGGGGGTGTGGCAGTGGCTGAATTCTCCTCCCGctatggccctggctggaggAAGACGATCTTGAAGCAGTTTGAACAGGGAAAGATCCAGCT CCTCATCAGCACAGACGCCACCGCCCGAGGCATCGATGTGCGAGGTGTGCAGCTGGTGGTCAACTATGACGCCCCCCAGTACCTGCGGACCTACGTGCACCG GGTTGGAAGGACGGCCCGCGCTGGGAAAACCGGACAGGCCTTCACGCTGCTTCTCAAAGTGCAG GAGCGGAAGTTCCTCCGCATGCTGACAGAAGCCGGGGCCCCTGAGCTGCAGCGGCACGACGCCCCCACCGAGCTCCTGCAGCCCCTGGTGCCGCGGTACGAGGCGGCTCTGGCCCAGCTGGAGGAGGCCGTCAGG gAAGAACAACGGCAGAAGGTGGCCTAG